DNA sequence from the Pseudocalidococcus azoricus BACA0444 genome:
GATTCCCCAAGGGACATTTACGGCCGACTTCTTGAAAAACCCAGAAGGACGTAAAAAAGTCTTTGACCCAATTTTACGAGTGGATGATTATAAAAATGCCTATCAAAAGGCTCTTGATCTCGAAAAGTACAGCCAGGCCCAGTTACAACGCAGCCAGCAACAATTGGCCCTCTCTGAACAACAATTAGCGGATTGGGACACCCTCAAACAACAGGTCCAGTCCCTCCAGGCCACAATTACTGACCAAGAGCAGCAATTAACCCAATTGACCCAACAGCGGCAAAGCCTAGAAAGCCAAGCCCAAGAACTCCAAACCCAGGCCGCACACCTACAAACCCTGACCCAAGACTATCAATACCGGCAACTAGAACTAACCAATATCCAAGCCCGACTCGAAGCCCAACAAGTCCAAGTTGCCGCCGCCGCCGCCGCCCAACACCTCTGCCAAAAACACCTCCCCGCTTACCAAGCCTGCCTTGAACTGAGTGCCACCCTGCAAACCCTCGAGCAACAACTCCAAGACCGCTCCCAACTTGAGCAACAATCCCAACAGATCCAGGCCCAACAGCAGCAAGCCACCATTCGACTCAGCCAACTGGAACTCCAACTGAGCCAACTCGCCGCCACCCAGACCCAAATTGCCGCGTTAGAACCCCTCTTACCCCAACAACAAACCCTAGAGGCTAACCTACAGGCGATTCAACTGGAATTGACTACCCTCCAACAAGCGGCAGTAGATTACCAAGACCTATCCACCACCCAGGCCCAAATTCAAAAAACCTTAGCCACCTTAGACCAAGAAATTACCGCCTTAGCCGCCTTGAGAGCCATCGTAGTCAAACTGCCGGAGCTTGAGGCCCATTCCCAACACCTCAACCAGCAACAACAGGAACGGGAACTCAGTCAAACGGTTCTGAATCAGTTAATCACCCTAGCAATCTTGGCCCAAACCCAACGGGTCGAACTGGAAGACCTGAACACCACCGCCCAAACCTATCTCCAGGCCTGGCCCGACTCATTACTGGGTAAAACCATCGTTACCCAAGCCCTCAGCCAAGGCCTGAGCCAATTCCAAGACCTTGATCAAAAGCTCCAGGAACTCACGGGCAGATTTCAAGCACAATCAGACTCGGCCGGTCTGGAGGATGCTTTAGCCCAGATTCAAGCTCAACTGACCACAGCCCGCCAAGCTCAACTCCAATTGGCCACTCTCCCCGGCAAACAAGAACAACAACGCCAGTATCAAGCCCAACTCACAGGCCTGGAGAACCAACTGCGAAAAATCCAAGCCCGTCTCGCCCAACTCCCCGATCTGGAAAGCCAAGCCCAAGTCTTACGGGCAGAACTAGATGGCCTGGGAAACCCCCGCGCCCAAATCAAGCATCTGCAACAATCCTTAGGCGCAAAACCCCAATTAGAACAGGCCTACGAGCAGCAACAGGCCATGATTGCGGAGTTTCAAGAACAATCTCAAGAACTGGCCACTGCCCTAAACCGCCTCAACCAACTGGAACACCAACGACAAACCAAGCAACAGCAGTATCAACTCCAGCAACCTGGCTCACAAATTTATTTACAGCATCTCCACCTGGCCCAACAGCTACCATTCCTCCAAAACCAACTCGAAGATATCCAGTCCCAGCAGACCCAACTCTCTGAAAAAGCCGCCATTCTGCAACAGGAACTAACCCAGGCCCAGGCCACCTATGATCCAACTCAACTGGAGATCATCACTCGTGAAATTAACCAGGCCGAGAGTCAAATCAATCAACTTTTGGGTAGCCTCCCTCTGCAACGGGCCCAGTTCAGCCAACTAGAAACG
Encoded proteins:
- a CDS encoding SMC family ATPase, whose amino-acid sequence is MEITSVGLKNFKIHQDQRFEFRPGINAICGENGAGKTSIIEAVAWVLFDYSGYNKNDLIRNGAKSAQAWVNFISSYDERPYRIQRCTTRGYEIYDPQLQQNLGLKNRDDITRWLRQQLGITGDLSLSNLFAEMIGIPQGTFTADFLKNPEGRKKVFDPILRVDDYKNAYQKALDLEKYSQAQLQRSQQQLALSEQQLADWDTLKQQVQSLQATITDQEQQLTQLTQQRQSLESQAQELQTQAAHLQTLTQDYQYRQLELTNIQARLEAQQVQVAAAAAAQHLCQKHLPAYQACLELSATLQTLEQQLQDRSQLEQQSQQIQAQQQQATIRLSQLELQLSQLAATQTQIAALEPLLPQQQTLEANLQAIQLELTTLQQAAVDYQDLSTTQAQIQKTLATLDQEITALAALRAIVVKLPELEAHSQHLNQQQQERELSQTVLNQLITLAILAQTQRVELEDLNTTAQTYLQAWPDSLLGKTIVTQALSQGLSQFQDLDQKLQELTGRFQAQSDSAGLEDALAQIQAQLTTARQAQLQLATLPGKQEQQRQYQAQLTGLENQLRKIQARLAQLPDLESQAQVLRAELDGLGNPRAQIKHLQQSLGAKPQLEQAYEQQQAMIAEFQEQSQELATALNRLNQLEHQRQTKQQQYQLQQPGSQIYLQHLHLAQQLPFLQNQLEDIQSQQTQLSEKAAILQQELTQAQATYDPTQLEIITREINQAESQINQLLGSLPLQRAQFSQLETELATRLEIHDRWQQLQTEVNRQIQIDQFIQTSRQIFNQSGPRITQYYMSSIVQVADQLFRELLNRADVALAWTEDYEIRVQEEGHWRGFKSLSGGEQMCGALAIRLALLKVLVEIDIAFFDEPTTNMDAQRRSQLATALSNLRSFQQLFVISHDDAFEQMTENIIRVSRSS